The Hevea brasiliensis isolate MT/VB/25A 57/8 chromosome 9, ASM3005281v1, whole genome shotgun sequence nucleotide sequence CTAAAAGGGTGCAGAAAAGGGCCACATGGCAATAACAGTATTCTTCGAGCCAAAAGAAAAGGCAGAAAATGGTTAGCTAGTTATTAAAGCTTAATAAGGTGAGGAATCAAAGAGGACTCGACTTGCAACTTAACACCTCCTAGGCAACCATGGCTATGGGCTTCTTACTCATAAAAACATGGGCCATTTTGGTAATATTCTCCTTGCTAATGGAGAAATTCTTAGGATAGGGAATGGATTTGTTTAATTTCTCCATCAAAACTGCCATAATAGAATAGATAAGGTCAATCTCACAAAAAAAGGTCATCAATGAAggaaaaattaccaatggaattaATGTGTACCAATGGTTAAGATGTCACTGCTTGGCTATAATTCCAAACACTTGTTAACATCATACCATTTTGTGGCAGAGTACACACAAAGGTAGAATAACTCCTCTAGGTTGAACAAATAGGGTTGGTCATTACAATATTGAGGCACCTCCCTCTAATCTAAATTCAAACCCCAATCATTAAAATTGTGATTCCTGTCAGCTTGACAATAACAAATTGCTCTAACCAACCATGCAAGGAGTCTTTATAGCCCATATGTAGTAGCACATCATATGGCTAGTGAAACCATTGTGATTAGCGTTATGCCTAGAGCACCTACAAAGGTACAAAAAAGAGGAGTTGTAAACCGTCATAGCAAGatgaaaataaggaaaaaaaatatcTATAAAGAACTCATAATAGGGTAAGACTAGCCTAAACTCAAGTTCTATAGACAATAGAGAAGCTTCGCTATCCTTAAGACCGTCCCTATAGAATCCAGCAAAGAGCTATTCTCTCATCTTCCTCAGGTATCCTAACCTGGTAAATCTCGTTATCTATTTaatttggagaaaaaaaaaaaaaaaagcaacttaGAAGAAAAGAAGTTATGATGGACCTAATACTCTTTACGGCTGGAAATAGTAAATGGGCATTGAGAAAAGAGGGAGATAAGTGTACCTTATTAACAATCACCaaaggagatgagaaggagagcaAAGCAAAAGAAAAGATGAAAGTTGCAACTATACCTAGAAAATTTGGATAGTGAGCTAAACAatgtaaagaagaagaagaagaagaagaagaagaagaagaagaagaagaagaagaaaaagaggctATAAATAAGCTAAGAATGACTCTATAACTTAAAGAAACATGGTTGAAATGGGAAAAGGGTGCGCCAGTACTCTAGAAGAACTTTTGAAAAATTTAATGATTGACATGTGGGCTATTAAAAATCTAAAACTATTCAGAGGATTACCTACAAGTTTAAACTTTTAGGTTGAGTGGCTTTTTGACATGGATAACACGAACCGAAAAGACTTCATTCAATAGAAATGATGAAGGTGCTTACCCACTATGAAGCACGAAAACGGGACCGAGTGCCGTTTCCCAGTGTTGGAAACGTTTCCGACGAGGAAACGAACTGACACAGCTCGGAAACGTTTCCGGGCCGTTTCCGAAAATATTGAAAATCGGAAACGTGTTTCCGGCACGAAAATGCGtttctttaaagaaaattaaaaaaaaaaatgggtaGGTTAAAATCGATTACTTCACAGTTCACAACATTCACCAACaacagaaaagaaagaagaagaaaaagaaaaagaaaaggaaaaggagtACCTTCAAGGCTTCAACGGCAGTCGGCACTCGGCAGCTTCGGGTAAGAATCGCAACACCacatttctcttcttttctctctgaTCTGCCATATTAACTCTTTTCTCTCTTatcaacagaagaagaagaagaagaagaagaagaagaagaagaagaagaagaagaagcatcaGCAGCAGCAGCCGATTCTCCCAGGTAAGTGgcgttaccctttttttttttccttcccgATTGTGAAATGAATGAGGGCTGGGTAATTAGGTTTATATTGGGGtggttttattaatttattattatttaatttattattttctttattattaatttattattttccttttctaatttttttgtaaaataattttatcaagcaatttttattaattaattataattttattctattaattaatcataaatttatcatatttaatatcaattttttttctctaaatgtatattccataattagatttttctcaaactaaatttgaggagttatcataaatatttttttttttttaaaagataaaaaaaattttcccaaattcactaaaaattttcaagatttgccatatttttacaatcaacattttgaaggaaattaaggacaaatgtaaatatatttttaaagttatttttaaaattataaaatttcaagtttaaattctaattaatgataaataaaaaaaattccaacattcaaaatttgtattttatattattatattttatatttttgtaatagtttatataatgtgtttaatataatttgttttaatgtatcatattatatattaaaatttttcataatatagtcaatttattcaattctattatttaattctttaatcatttaatatataatttacattGTGCTTTAATCCTTAGTATATAATTTGTTTAACTAATttgtaaattgtataaaattgcattttctttttgtcattttgataggaCAATATTTGAATGGATTCTTCAAACTCAAATTCTCCCCAAGCAAATAGCACTAGTGGCACTTCTTCAAAAACTAGGGAGGAAGAATTTAATCCTCTGTAGAGATATGTAACTAAACTAGAGAAAACTGGAGAAGGAGGGGGTAATTGTAAATGGATATACAATTTTTGTGGACAAGAAAAGCAAGGGACTTATACTAGAGTGAGGGCTCATTTATTGAAAATCACTGGAAAAGGGATTGGTGTGTGTAAAAAAGTGATGAATGATAGTATTTCTGAAATGAGGAAACAAGAGGATGAGGCAACAAACAAAATTACCAATTCACAATCTAGGCAAGTTTCTTTGCCTATTAGTATAACTTCTGTTCCTTCATTGAATATAACTGAACCAAGTATTTCAGCAGCtttgaagaaaagaagagttAATGATTCTCCTCTTAGTAGAGCTTTTGACTTACAAACTAGAGCTCAATTAGATTCAGAGATTGCTAGAATGTTCTACACTAGGGGTCTACCTTTTAATTTTGCTAGAAATCCTTATTATGTGAGTTCTTATTCTTTTGCTGCTAATCATGTTTTGGGTGGTTATGTGCCGCCTGGTTATAACAAATTGAGAACCACATTACTTTAGCAAGAAAAAGCAAATGTAGAGAGGTTGCTTGAACCAATTAAAAGCACTTGGTTAGAAAAGGGTGTTAGTATTGTGAGTGATGGATGGAGTGATCCCCAGAGGAggcctttgattaattttatggtTGTTTCTGAGTCTGGCCCCATGTTTATCAAATCTGTAGATTGTTCTGGTGAAGTGAAAGATAAGCAATTTATTGCTAATTTGCTAAAAGAAGTAATTGATGAGGTGGGTCATCAAAAAGTGGTACAAGTCATTACTGATAATGCTTCAAATTGTAAAGGTGCTGGAGAAATCATTGAGGGAATGTTTCCACATATTTATTGGACTCCTTGTGTTGTGCACACTCTTAATCTTGCTTTGAAGAATATATGTGCAGCAAAAAATTTGGAAACTAATCAAGAAACTTATGATGTGTGTCACTGGATCACTGAAATCCATGGGGATGCTTTACAAATCAAGAATTTTATAATGAATCATTCCATGAGGCTAGCAATTTATAATCGGTTTAGCCCTTTGAAATTGCTTTCAGTTGCTGACACTCGTTTTGTTTCTATTGTTGTGATGCTTAAAAGATTTAAACTTATTAGGCGTGCTTTAGAAGCAATGGTTATGAGTGATCAATGGGCACAATACCGAGAAGATGACCAAGGCAAAGCTAGATTTGTTCGTGATAAAGTGGTAGATGAGGATTGGTGGGAAAAGGTTGATTACATCATTGCTTTTACTGGGCCCATTTATAACATGATTAGAGTTTGTGACACAGACAAACCATGCCTTCatttggtttatgagttgtgggaTTCTATGATTGAAAAGGCGAAGCAAGTTATTTTTTATCATGAAGGAAAGCAAGCAGATGGGTTTTCTCCTTTTTATTATGTGGTTCATCGAATTCTTGTTGATCATTGGACAAAGAGCAACACTCCCCTtcattgtttagcccattcattaAATCCAAGGTAAATTTTTAACTTACATACTCATCTTtttgttctattttttttattattttctgaatttattttcttatttttgaagatTTTATAGTGAAAAATGGCTTCAAGAGGGAGAAGGTAGAGTGCCTCCTCATATGGATGGAGAAGTATCAACTGAGAGAATTAAATGCTTTATGAGGATTTTTTTCTAATGAAGATGAGCGAATTAGAGCAAATTatgaatttgcaaatttttctttgaaaagtgGACCTTTTGCTGATCCTAATTCTATTGGAAGTATGTATGTTACAGATCCTAGGAAATAGTGGGCATGTTTTAGTTCTaatgcacctttacttcaaaggTTGGCTTTTAAAGTGCTTGGACAACCTACTTCCTCCTCTTGttgtgaaagaaattgaagtatttattccTTCATTCATTCATGCAGAAGGAATAAATTAACTCCAAAACGTGCAGAGGACTTGGTTTTTATCCATAATAATCTTCGTCTTCTGTCGAGAAACTCCTCCCAATATTATGATGAGAAGACAAAATTGTGGGATGTTGGTGGTAATCAATTTGGGAGTATGGAAGATGTGGGAGTTCTTGAATTTGCCAACCTTTCATTGGATGAACCAAGTTAGAGTCTGTTTTGTTTGATGAAAATGCAACTACAAGCATGGAGAAGGAGAATGAGAAAGACAGTGAAGTTGAGGAAATGTTATAAATTtcattatcttttcttttttaacatttgaatgtgttgtagttaatatttatttcttataagtatGAAACTTCTAAATATGTATTCTCATAGTTGAATTTAAATGTTGATTTgaactttatttattattaaacatctttcatgatatatatatatatatatatatatatatatatatatatatatatttatttatttatttatttataaatatatccctatattttttatatttacacgtTTCCCCCACGTTTCTGTTTCCTATGTTTTTTAAAATGTCGTTTCCCCGTGTCCGTTTCCGCGCTTCCTCGTGTCCGCGTTTCTGTTTCCGTGCTACATAGCTTACCCAATACATAAGCCATAAATAGATTGCACTTGGGGTAGGTGTCAAAAGGAAACTTTATACCTCTACATATTGCGTCACGTATACATGATAATGGCCTTTACTGACTGATTGTAGAGTATAGGTCACATATGGCCATAAGGATCTATTTGGGCCCATAAATACCTTTTCTTAATGATCATGACCATCCAAACTAACCCTAATTAATACCCCTAAATAACTTACATATTCTTAATA carries:
- the LOC131183251 gene encoding uncharacterized protein LOC131183251; translated protein: MVMSDQWAQYREDDQGKARFVRDKVVDEDWWEKVDYIIAFTGPIYNMIRVCDTDKPCLHLVYELWDSMIEKAKQVIFYHEGKQADGFSPFYYVVHRILVDHWTKSNTPLHCLAHSLNPRFYSEKWLQEGEGRVPPHMDGEVSTERIKCFMRIFF